In the genome of Dermacentor silvarum isolate Dsil-2018 chromosome 1, BIME_Dsil_1.4, whole genome shotgun sequence, one region contains:
- the LOC119461990 gene encoding knirps-related protein isoform X2 → MTLGMMNQLCKVCGEPAAGYHFGAFTCEGCKSFFGRTYNNLAALGDCKNSGQCVINKKNRTSCKSCRLKKCLMVGMSKSGSRYGRRSNWFKIHCLIQDQAEMTSRIAEQHHQMGAAASAHQLTALYDKDVLGFGAKTEEGNGTSSPLSSSDKPPSSPASYPPPSSSASTFASTPSAFETKSSNGESPTNADALAYHPMSPVSPISPLHPSKFFFHPGAGVFFGKAPVSHNGLSKFLADGGGAVAYPYSPRFMPFGHLKPYRDLLHPSTLLVNGECLADLPEQEKPIDLSVRKPCSPSASPADGHAEELDTQDSDVKPALQAPCSSGAEIPLDLRSAKK, encoded by the exons TCCTTCTTCGGCCGGACGTACAACAACCTTGCAGCTCTTGGTGACTGCAAAAACAGTGGCCAGTGCGTTATCAACAAGAAGAACAGGACCTCTTGCAAGAGCTGTAGACTCAAGAAATGTCTCATGGTCGGCATGTCCAAAAGCG GGTCCCGATACGGGCGCCGCTCCAACTGGTTCAAGATCCACTGTCTGATCCAAGACCAGGCGGAGATGACCTCCCGCATCGCCGAACAGCACCACCAGATGGGCGCGGCCGCGTCGGCGCACCAGCTGACGGCTCTTTACGACAAGGACGTGTTGGGCTTCGGTGCCAAGACCGAAGAAGGCAACGGCACCAGCTCGCCGCTCTCGTCGTCGGACAAGCCGCCGTCGTCACCAGCATCGTATCCCCCGCCGTCGTCGTCTGCCAGCACGTTCGCGTCCACGCCGTCGGCTTTTGAAACCAAGTCGTCGAACGGCGAGAGCCCGACTAACGCGGATGCGCTGGCCTACCACCCCATGTCGCCCGTGTCGCCAATCTCTCCGCTGCACCCGAGCAAGTTCTTCTTCCACCCTGGCGCCGGCGTGTTCTTCGGCAAGGCGCCCGTGTCGCACAACGGGCTGTCCAAGTTTCTCGCCGACGGTGGTGGCGCCGTGGCGTATCCGTACTCGCCGCGCTTCATGCCGTTTGGGCACCTGAAGCCCTACCGGGACCTCCTTCACCCGTCGACGTTGCTCGTAAACGGCGAGTGCCTGGCCGACCTGCCCGAGCAGGAGAAGCCGATCGACCTCTCGGTACGCAAGCCCTGCTCCCCGAGCGCCTCGCCTGCCGACGGTCACGCCGAGGAGCTTGACACCCAGGACAGTGACGTCAAGCCCGCGCTGCAGGCGCCTTGCTCCTCTGGCGCCGAGATCCCACTCGACTTGCGGAGCGCCAAGAAGTGA
- the LOC119461990 gene encoding knirps-related protein isoform X3 has translation MTLGMSFFGRTYNNLAALGDCKNSGQCVINKKNRTSCKSCRLKKCLMVGMSKSGSRYGRRSNWFKIHCLIQDQAEMTSRIAEQHHQMGAAASAHQLTALYDKDVLGFGAKTEEGNGTSSPLSSSDKPPSSPASYPPPSSSASTFASTPSAFETKSSNGESPTNADALAYHPMSPVSPISPLHPSKFFFHPGAGVFFGKAPVSHNGLSKFLADGGGAVAYPYSPRFMPFGHLKPYRDLLHPSTLLVNGECLADLPEQEKPIDLSVRKPCSPSASPADGHAEELDTQDSDVKPALQAPCSSGAEIPLDLRSAKK, from the exons TCCTTCTTCGGCCGGACGTACAACAACCTTGCAGCTCTTGGTGACTGCAAAAACAGTGGCCAGTGCGTTATCAACAAGAAGAACAGGACCTCTTGCAAGAGCTGTAGACTCAAGAAATGTCTCATGGTCGGCATGTCCAAAAGCG GGTCCCGATACGGGCGCCGCTCCAACTGGTTCAAGATCCACTGTCTGATCCAAGACCAGGCGGAGATGACCTCCCGCATCGCCGAACAGCACCACCAGATGGGCGCGGCCGCGTCGGCGCACCAGCTGACGGCTCTTTACGACAAGGACGTGTTGGGCTTCGGTGCCAAGACCGAAGAAGGCAACGGCACCAGCTCGCCGCTCTCGTCGTCGGACAAGCCGCCGTCGTCACCAGCATCGTATCCCCCGCCGTCGTCGTCTGCCAGCACGTTCGCGTCCACGCCGTCGGCTTTTGAAACCAAGTCGTCGAACGGCGAGAGCCCGACTAACGCGGATGCGCTGGCCTACCACCCCATGTCGCCCGTGTCGCCAATCTCTCCGCTGCACCCGAGCAAGTTCTTCTTCCACCCTGGCGCCGGCGTGTTCTTCGGCAAGGCGCCCGTGTCGCACAACGGGCTGTCCAAGTTTCTCGCCGACGGTGGTGGCGCCGTGGCGTATCCGTACTCGCCGCGCTTCATGCCGTTTGGGCACCTGAAGCCCTACCGGGACCTCCTTCACCCGTCGACGTTGCTCGTAAACGGCGAGTGCCTGGCCGACCTGCCCGAGCAGGAGAAGCCGATCGACCTCTCGGTACGCAAGCCCTGCTCCCCGAGCGCCTCGCCTGCCGACGGTCACGCCGAGGAGCTTGACACCCAGGACAGTGACGTCAAGCCCGCGCTGCAGGCGCCTTGCTCCTCTGGCGCCGAGATCCCACTCGACTTGCGGAGCGCCAAGAAGTGA